The following proteins are co-located in the Nonlabens ponticola genome:
- the def gene encoding peptide deformylase, with protein sequence MHSSFFKSISVFVLILVAACASQSQVGSDVFTNQQQELIMQAPSTTPMRVFKITNESDSLLLRQQSSYVKPDPNDKVLVQLIDRMYATVRDSMSLGAGIAAPQVGILKNVVWVQRFDKEGYPFEVFINPVITNYSDEKQDCREGCLSIPNRTDTLTMRAKTVLVKYDNLEQTNIVESITDFTAVVVQHEVDHLRGILYLDHLKDEQKKGLHF encoded by the coding sequence ATGCATTCATCATTTTTTAAAAGTATTTCGGTTTTTGTATTGATTCTAGTAGCCGCGTGCGCCTCCCAATCTCAAGTGGGTAGTGATGTATTTACTAATCAGCAGCAGGAACTGATTATGCAGGCACCGTCAACAACGCCCATGCGTGTCTTTAAAATTACCAACGAGTCTGATTCCTTGCTTCTACGCCAGCAGAGTAGTTATGTAAAACCAGATCCTAATGATAAGGTGCTGGTTCAGCTTATCGATAGAATGTATGCCACCGTGCGTGATAGTATGTCGCTAGGAGCTGGCATTGCCGCACCACAAGTAGGTATTTTGAAAAACGTGGTTTGGGTACAGCGATTTGATAAAGAAGGTTATCCTTTTGAGGTGTTTATTAATCCTGTAATCACCAATTATTCTGATGAGAAACAAGATTGTCGTGAAGGTTGCCTCTCCATACCTAATCGGACAGATACCTTAACCATGAGAGCAAAAACGGTTCTAGTGAAATATGATAATCTGGAACAAACAAATATCGTAGAAAGCATCACAGATTTTACTGCGGTCGTTGTGCAGCACGAGGTAGATCATTTGCGAGGCATACTATATCTAGATCATCTTAAGGATGAGCAGAAAAAAGGCTTACACTTCTAA
- a CDS encoding CocE/NonD family hydrolase: MKNLVTCLLIVMGYAFAKAQSQQTYVTENYTKQVHMIPMRDGVKLYTVVYAPKDTSQQYPMMLQRTCYSVAPYGDDEYKTSLGPNKYMMEDGYIFVYQDVRGRWMSEGDFDNMRPHIPGNNVKNKKDIDESSDTYDTIEWLLKNVKGTNGKVGQWGISYPGFYTAAALPEAHPALVASSPQAPIGDFFFDDFHHNGATLQSYLMAYPVFGHQTEPTTTSWYADKWDAMRAAGNLKDSYQFNLGLGSLKTVTEEIFPDNFFWKDVATHPNYDEFWQKRAIVNHLTDVDHAVMTVGGWFDAEDLYGPLTIYKNVERYNPKNKNNTIVMGPWSHGNWARERGAQMVNHIYYGDSMSTFYQKQIETPFFEHHLKGKKNPKLPEAYMFDTGLKQWEQFEKWPPEQDEIVFGFKENGELTINEEVEEDAMFSYVSDPMKPVPFRSEVTPVTFTPRAYMTDDQRHASRRPDVLTFTTDILEDDQRLSGEIQANLEVILKDIDDADFIVKVIDVYPNDMKNDPQTPEHITLAGYQQLVRAETFRGRFRNSFVTPEPFEKGKKTQVNFALQDVLHTFKKGHRIMIQIHSTWFPYIDRNPQKYVDNIFEANDDDFTAGTITITGNSMVKVGDNNMIELPARSPKQ; encoded by the coding sequence ATGAAAAATCTTGTCACGTGTTTATTGATTGTTATGGGTTACGCTTTCGCGAAAGCGCAATCCCAACAAACCTATGTAACTGAAAATTATACTAAGCAAGTCCACATGATTCCCATGCGCGATGGTGTCAAACTTTACACGGTGGTCTATGCGCCTAAGGATACTTCACAACAATATCCAATGATGTTGCAGCGCACTTGTTACAGCGTCGCACCCTATGGAGACGATGAATACAAGACATCCTTAGGACCCAATAAGTATATGATGGAAGATGGCTACATATTTGTTTATCAAGACGTGCGTGGTAGATGGATGAGTGAAGGTGATTTTGATAACATGCGACCACACATTCCAGGCAACAATGTCAAGAATAAAAAAGATATAGACGAGAGCTCAGACACATATGACACGATTGAGTGGCTGCTCAAAAACGTAAAAGGAACTAACGGTAAGGTAGGTCAATGGGGTATTTCCTATCCAGGTTTTTACACGGCTGCCGCATTGCCTGAGGCTCATCCAGCGCTAGTCGCGTCATCTCCACAGGCACCTATTGGTGATTTTTTCTTCGATGATTTTCATCACAATGGTGCCACGTTGCAAAGTTATTTGATGGCATATCCAGTTTTTGGTCACCAGACAGAACCTACTACCACAAGCTGGTATGCAGATAAATGGGATGCCATGAGAGCTGCCGGTAACTTGAAAGACTCGTATCAATTCAACTTAGGTTTAGGAAGTCTCAAAACAGTAACCGAAGAAATTTTTCCAGACAACTTTTTCTGGAAAGACGTTGCCACACATCCTAATTATGACGAATTCTGGCAGAAGCGTGCCATTGTCAACCATCTAACTGATGTCGATCATGCTGTGATGACCGTAGGCGGCTGGTTTGATGCAGAGGATTTGTATGGGCCACTAACGATCTATAAGAATGTAGAGCGTTACAACCCAAAAAATAAAAACAACACCATCGTCATGGGACCGTGGAGCCATGGTAATTGGGCACGCGAGCGCGGCGCTCAAATGGTAAACCATATTTATTACGGCGACAGCATGTCAACCTTTTATCAAAAGCAGATTGAGACACCGTTCTTTGAGCACCACTTAAAGGGTAAAAAGAATCCAAAGTTACCAGAAGCCTACATGTTTGACACAGGTCTCAAGCAATGGGAGCAATTTGAGAAATGGCCGCCTGAGCAAGACGAGATCGTGTTTGGGTTTAAAGAAAATGGTGAGCTCACCATCAATGAAGAAGTAGAAGAAGATGCCATGTTTTCTTATGTCAGTGATCCTATGAAACCAGTACCATTTCGCAGTGAGGTGACGCCAGTGACTTTTACACCACGAGCTTATATGACAGACGATCAACGTCATGCCTCACGTCGACCTGATGTACTTACTTTTACTACAGATATTCTAGAGGACGACCAGCGATTATCCGGCGAGATTCAAGCAAATCTTGAAGTCATATTAAAGGATATTGATGACGCAGATTTCATTGTCAAAGTCATTGATGTCTATCCGAATGATATGAAAAACGATCCACAAACACCAGAGCATATCACGCTTGCTGGTTATCAACAACTAGTACGCGCAGAAACATTTAGAGGACGTTTTAGAAATAGTTTTGTGACTCCAGAGCCATTTGAAAAAGGCAAGAAGACTCAAGTAAATTTTGCGTTGCAAGATGTGTTGCACACTTTTAAGAAAGGTCATCGCATCATGATACAAATACACAGCACCTGGTTTCCATACATTGATCGCAATCCACAGAAGTATGTGGACAACATTTTCGAGGCAAATGATGATGACTTTACCGCAGGAACAATCACCATTACTGGAAATAGTATGGTAAAAGTGGGCGATAATAATATGATCGAGCTACCGGCGAGGTCACCAAAACAATAG